A stretch of the Amycolatopsis sp. BJA-103 genome encodes the following:
- a CDS encoding penicillin acylase family protein, with product MLLWKRIAAAGAAMSLLAAGTATAAQPPDGVSRADATIRYTEYGIPHIVANDYVNLGFGQGYAAAKDNICAIADVAVTTRAERSRWLGPDAPPTSGVSQASTNLASDLYFQGLNESGAVERLLGEPAPRGPYREVRELIRGYVEGVNKYLRTGEITDPACRGAGWLKPITELDVHRHSHAIGMIFGQGGVADSITASLPGAPPAGTGRERMTGETGIGSNAIAIGSAASANGRGVSLANPHLPWQASGTRLWQSQLSLPGKLNVSGAGIPGIPLMWLGHNETAAWSGTATDTTRTYTLFELKLVPGSPTTYLVDGKPERMRRNDVSVLSRKADGTLERVVRPQWTTRYGPVTTRLGQRELPWTASSAYAIADANAGNLGMTNSMFEIARGRTAGEMIDSVRRTQGLPWMNILATDDRGRVEYSQIHGVPHVTDEKAARCNTPLGKELFDADGIAVLDGSRTACAWGRDRDALRPGVFGPSSLPGLSRDDYLANSNDSYWLFNPAAPKTGFPRIVGPVRTEQNLRTRGGFVEIADQLKKSGFTGQAMRDLMFSHRDHAAELVRADVVTMCAAMPGMDAACAALAGWDGRSDAGSRGALLFDRFWSRADRMGPAVWKVPFDVKDPVHTPNTLDTGNAAIRKALTDAVAELTAAKIPLDAPYGDHHHVERDGKKIPLGGGAAGRGVYNSLGGPWDPARGYTEIVHGGTYLHVVAFTGTGCPDTTTLLTYSQSANPESAHHSDQTELYARKHWVTERYCEKDILASPSLEVVRVSRR from the coding sequence ATGCTGCTCTGGAAACGGATCGCGGCCGCAGGCGCCGCGATGAGCCTGCTCGCGGCGGGGACCGCGACGGCCGCGCAACCGCCGGACGGGGTATCCCGGGCGGACGCCACCATCCGCTACACCGAATACGGCATCCCGCACATCGTCGCGAACGACTACGTGAACCTGGGCTTCGGGCAGGGGTACGCCGCCGCCAAGGACAACATCTGCGCGATCGCGGACGTCGCGGTCACGACGCGGGCCGAGCGATCCCGCTGGCTGGGCCCGGACGCGCCGCCGACGAGCGGGGTGAGCCAGGCGAGCACGAACCTCGCCAGTGATCTGTATTTCCAAGGCCTCAACGAAAGCGGCGCCGTCGAGCGGTTGCTGGGCGAGCCCGCGCCGCGCGGGCCGTACCGCGAGGTCCGCGAACTGATCCGCGGTTACGTCGAGGGCGTCAACAAGTACCTGCGCACCGGGGAGATCACCGACCCGGCCTGCCGGGGCGCCGGCTGGCTGAAGCCGATCACCGAACTCGACGTCCACCGGCACAGCCACGCGATCGGGATGATCTTCGGGCAGGGCGGGGTCGCGGATTCGATCACCGCGTCGCTGCCGGGAGCCCCGCCCGCGGGCACGGGTCGTGAGCGGATGACCGGGGAGACCGGGATCGGCAGCAACGCCATCGCGATCGGTTCGGCCGCTTCGGCGAACGGACGAGGTGTCTCGCTGGCCAACCCGCATCTGCCGTGGCAGGCGAGCGGGACCAGGCTGTGGCAGTCGCAGTTGAGCCTGCCGGGCAAGCTCAACGTCAGCGGCGCCGGTATCCCCGGTATCCCGCTGATGTGGCTGGGGCACAACGAAACCGCGGCCTGGAGTGGCACGGCCACCGACACGACCCGCACGTACACGCTGTTCGAGTTGAAGCTCGTGCCCGGCTCGCCGACGACGTACCTGGTCGACGGGAAGCCCGAGCGGATGCGGCGCAACGACGTGAGTGTCCTGTCGCGCAAGGCGGACGGCACCCTGGAGCGCGTCGTGCGTCCACAGTGGACGACCAGATACGGTCCGGTGACCACCCGGCTCGGGCAACGGGAACTGCCGTGGACGGCATCGAGCGCCTACGCGATCGCGGACGCCAACGCCGGGAACCTCGGGATGACGAACTCCATGTTCGAGATCGCCCGAGGCCGGACGGCGGGGGAGATGATCGACTCGGTTCGCAGGACGCAAGGGCTGCCTTGGATGAACATCCTCGCCACCGACGATCGCGGCCGCGTCGAATACAGCCAGATCCACGGCGTTCCGCACGTCACCGACGAGAAGGCGGCGCGCTGCAACACTCCGCTGGGCAAGGAACTCTTCGACGCCGACGGGATCGCGGTACTCGACGGCTCCAGGACGGCCTGCGCTTGGGGTCGCGACCGTGACGCGCTGCGGCCCGGAGTCTTCGGTCCGTCCAGTCTTCCGGGCCTGAGCAGGGACGACTACCTGGCGAACTCGAACGACAGCTACTGGCTGTTCAACCCGGCCGCGCCCAAGACCGGCTTCCCCCGGATCGTGGGCCCGGTCCGCACCGAGCAGAACCTGCGGACCCGGGGCGGCTTCGTCGAGATCGCCGATCAGCTGAAGAAGAGCGGCTTCACCGGGCAGGCCATGCGGGACCTGATGTTCTCGCATCGCGACCACGCGGCCGAACTCGTGCGGGCCGACGTCGTCACGATGTGCGCCGCGATGCCGGGAATGGACGCCGCGTGCGCCGCGCTGGCGGGCTGGGACGGGCGTTCCGACGCCGGGAGCCGGGGCGCGCTGCTGTTCGACCGCTTCTGGTCCCGAGCGGACCGGATGGGGCCCGCCGTCTGGAAGGTGCCGTTCGACGTCAAGGATCCCGTCCACACCCCGAACACTCTCGACACCGGGAACGCGGCGATCCGCAAGGCGCTCACCGACGCCGTCGCCGAGCTGACGGCGGCGAAGATCCCGCTCGACGCGCCCTACGGTGACCATCACCATGTCGAGCGCGACGGCAAGAAGATCCCGCTCGGCGGCGGGGCGGCCGGGCGCGGGGTCTACAACTCCTTGGGCGGGCCCTGGGATCCGGCTCGCGGCTACACCGAGATCGTGCACGGCGGGACGTATCTGCACGTCGTGGCGTTCACCGGGACCGGCTGCCCGGACACGACGACGTTGCTGACCTATTCGCAGTCCGCGAACCCGGAATCCGCGCACCACAGCGACCAGACGGAGCTGTACGCGCGCAAGCACTGGGTCACCGAACGGTACTGCGAGAAGGACATCCTCGCGTCGCCGTCGCTCGAGGTGGTCCGGGTGAGCAGGCGATGA
- a CDS encoding alpha/beta hydrolase family protein, whose amino-acid sequence MIAALLAAVMAVSSPAPVAAPAGDVSFTSHGVTLRGTVVAPEGGGPAPGIVMVHGSGEHDRDDYRAEAEAFAKAGIATLIYDKRTEGYSLFERDYSVLADDALAAVQALRSRPGVDPARVGVWGLSEGGWVAPLAASKSKDVAFAITVGANGVSPDRQQSWALETYLRHGGVEGSMVDMVASTNMRTLAGAGVFPEAGYDPVPVLEKVRQPVLGLWGELDRLTPPGEAVRIFRETLERAGNRQYTLKVFPQAQHGLRRTTDGFDKLDGFAPGYLDLVGTWVNGLDDGPVRSSSDPPPGQASQSVALAPLSWYEAPWLQIAVWALALLAFAAYPVTALFRRRKEVPLARPARWLASTGLLATAGFLGYYIVLTTGAAMAPGPVLFGRTLPWLALQLLAVGVVIAGVVTAVSWWRRKDRGGVRVGLLLAGAALFVPWAVHWGLLVP is encoded by the coding sequence ATGATCGCCGCGCTGCTCGCGGCCGTCATGGCGGTGTCGTCGCCCGCACCCGTCGCCGCTCCGGCCGGCGACGTCTCGTTCACCAGCCACGGCGTGACCTTGCGCGGAACGGTGGTCGCGCCGGAAGGGGGCGGCCCGGCGCCGGGCATCGTCATGGTGCACGGCTCGGGCGAACACGACCGGGACGACTACCGCGCCGAGGCCGAAGCCTTCGCCAAGGCGGGGATCGCGACGCTGATCTACGACAAGCGGACCGAAGGCTATTCCCTGTTCGAGCGGGACTACTCGGTACTGGCCGACGACGCGCTGGCCGCGGTCCAGGCGCTGCGCTCGCGCCCTGGCGTGGATCCGGCCCGCGTCGGGGTCTGGGGCTTGAGCGAAGGAGGCTGGGTCGCGCCGTTGGCGGCGTCGAAGTCGAAGGACGTCGCTTTCGCGATCACCGTCGGCGCCAACGGGGTCTCGCCCGACCGCCAGCAGTCCTGGGCCCTCGAGACCTACCTGCGGCACGGCGGGGTCGAGGGCTCGATGGTGGACATGGTGGCGTCGACGAACATGCGGACCCTCGCGGGCGCCGGTGTGTTCCCCGAGGCCGGGTACGACCCGGTACCGGTGCTGGAGAAGGTGCGGCAGCCTGTTCTCGGGCTGTGGGGTGAGCTGGACCGGCTCACCCCGCCCGGCGAGGCCGTCCGGATCTTCCGGGAAACACTGGAACGGGCCGGGAACCGGCAGTACACGCTGAAGGTGTTTCCCCAGGCCCAGCACGGGCTCCGGCGGACCACCGACGGCTTCGACAAGCTCGACGGTTTCGCTCCCGGCTACCTCGATCTCGTCGGGACGTGGGTGAACGGACTCGACGACGGGCCCGTCCGGTCGTCCTCGGATCCGCCGCCCGGGCAGGCGAGTCAGAGCGTCGCCCTGGCACCACTCTCGTGGTACGAGGCGCCGTGGCTGCAGATCGCCGTCTGGGCGTTGGCATTGCTGGCGTTCGCCGCCTACCCGGTGACGGCGTTGTTCCGGCGCCGCAAGGAAGTGCCGCTCGCGCGGCCCGCGCGCTGGCTGGCGTCGACCGGTCTGCTCGCCACGGCGGGATTCCTCGGCTACTACATCGTCCTGACGACGGGTGCGGCGATGGCACCGGGTCCAGTCCTTTTCGGACGGACGCTGCCGTGGCTCGCGCTGCAACTGCTCGCGGTGGGCGTCGTCATCGCCGGCGTGGTGACGGCGGTTTCGTGGTGGCGGCGGAAGGACCGCGGGGGAGTCCGCGTCGGGCTGCTGCTGGCGGGAGCCGCCCTGTTCGTGCCGTGGGCCGTCCATTGGGGACTGCTGGTGCCGTGA
- a CDS encoding carbon-nitrogen hydrolase family protein — translation MVHVAVAQFAPGNDKEANLARVASLVGEAADRGARVVVLPEYSLFTVPTMSREFVTSAEELDGPFVTELRGLAKDRQITVVAGVNEALPGGERISNTLVAAGPDGAIAALYRKLHLYDAFGFRESELVRPGDIEAPETFEVDGIVFGLQTCYDLRFPEVTRRLVDAGADAVLLPAEWMPGPLKEDHWTTLVRARAIENTIYLVAAGQAAPTGSGHSMIVDPMGVVVASLGERTGTATGEVSAERISEVRAKNPALHLRRFAVTPKS, via the coding sequence ATGGTGCACGTCGCGGTGGCGCAGTTCGCGCCCGGCAACGACAAGGAAGCCAACCTCGCCCGCGTCGCCTCCCTCGTCGGCGAAGCGGCCGACCGCGGTGCGCGGGTGGTCGTGCTGCCCGAGTACTCGCTGTTCACCGTACCGACGATGAGCCGGGAATTCGTGACCTCGGCCGAAGAACTCGACGGCCCGTTCGTCACCGAACTGCGTGGTCTCGCGAAGGACCGGCAGATCACCGTCGTCGCGGGCGTCAACGAAGCGCTCCCCGGCGGCGAGCGGATCTCGAACACGCTGGTCGCGGCCGGTCCCGACGGGGCGATCGCCGCGCTCTACCGCAAGCTGCACCTCTACGACGCCTTCGGTTTCCGCGAATCGGAACTGGTCCGGCCCGGCGATATCGAAGCGCCGGAGACGTTCGAGGTCGACGGGATCGTCTTCGGTCTCCAGACCTGCTACGACCTGCGATTCCCGGAAGTCACCCGCCGTCTGGTCGACGCGGGCGCGGACGCGGTCCTGCTGCCCGCCGAGTGGATGCCCGGCCCGCTCAAGGAGGACCACTGGACCACGCTGGTCCGGGCGCGGGCGATCGAGAACACGATCTACCTCGTCGCGGCGGGGCAGGCGGCACCGACCGGATCGGGGCACAGCATGATCGTCGATCCGATGGGCGTCGTCGTCGCCTCGCTCGGCGAGCGGACGGGAACCGCGACCGGCGAGGTCTCCGCCGAGCGGATCTCCGAGGTGCGCGCCAAGAACCCGGCCCTGCACCTGCGCCGATTCGCCGTCACCCCGAAGTCCTGA
- a CDS encoding GntR family transcriptional regulator, with protein sequence MTVTAEGGGPARERVYTWLRDGIISGELEGGRFLDEMWVSGVVGVSRTPVREAFHRLAAERFISLLPRKGAQVRTVTSRELEEVYQSRRLIEGHAIATLCANRAGAPAELPELIEGMVRSGAERDWFAVSGFDRRFHRAIVNAAGNTVLTELYDTLRSRQQRVTVRALEARPERLMVINSEHRELVAALNDHDVKEASRLLEQHLRPVSEVMSVLPQEG encoded by the coding sequence ATGACTGTGACCGCCGAAGGAGGCGGCCCGGCGCGCGAGCGGGTCTACACGTGGCTGCGCGACGGAATCATCTCGGGCGAGCTCGAAGGCGGCCGCTTTCTCGACGAAATGTGGGTTTCCGGCGTCGTCGGCGTGTCCAGGACGCCGGTTCGCGAAGCGTTCCACCGCCTGGCCGCCGAAAGGTTCATCAGCCTCTTGCCGCGCAAGGGCGCCCAGGTGCGCACGGTCACTTCCCGGGAACTGGAAGAGGTCTACCAGAGCAGGCGGCTGATCGAAGGTCACGCCATCGCGACGCTCTGCGCGAACCGGGCCGGTGCTCCCGCCGAACTGCCGGAACTCATCGAAGGGATGGTGCGCTCGGGTGCCGAACGCGACTGGTTCGCCGTTTCGGGATTCGACCGCCGGTTCCATCGCGCCATCGTGAACGCCGCGGGCAACACCGTCCTGACCGAGTTGTACGACACGCTCCGTTCACGCCAGCAACGGGTCACGGTCCGTGCGCTGGAGGCCCGCCCGGAACGGCTGATGGTGATCAACTCCGAACACCGGGAACTGGTCGCCGCCCTGAACGACCATGACGTGAAAGAGGCGTCACGGTTGCTGGAGCAGCATTTGCGCCCGGTGTCCGAAGTGATGTCGGTGCTGCCTCAGGAAGGCTGA
- a CDS encoding agmatine deiminase family protein has translation MFDSSLPRRTVLRALTAIGAVSVGSSACSSSPSAPAPAPTTGSPEPAAAAARKLGAEWESHARTFMSWPASKSIWAEDLPAVREEIAGLAKAIAGYEPVALLARPEHADAAQQACGDTVEVVPIPVDDLWARDTVPVFVEEAGKVAGVDFNFNGWGDKQKPHDKDNAVARSVLGKYGLARTETWITAEGGSFETDGAGTLMVTESSLVNDNRNKGKSRQEIEDELKKVLGVRKVIWFAGVRGEDITDAHVDCLARFTAPGVVLLDKAAPGTPPDSWSRAADQARSVLAGATDADGKPFKVIDLVQPDPDKVEGYGEDSVISYANFYVANKSVFVPKFGDAAADERAQEILREQFPGREIVPVKISTIASGGGGIHCSTHDQPGQPS, from the coding sequence GTGTTCGATTCGTCCCTGCCCCGCCGCACGGTCCTGCGTGCCCTGACAGCGATCGGCGCCGTCTCGGTCGGGAGCTCGGCGTGCTCGTCGAGCCCCTCGGCGCCCGCGCCCGCTCCGACGACCGGGTCTCCGGAGCCCGCCGCCGCGGCCGCCCGCAAACTGGGTGCCGAATGGGAAAGCCACGCGCGCACCTTCATGTCCTGGCCCGCGTCGAAGTCCATTTGGGCGGAAGACCTGCCCGCCGTCCGCGAGGAGATCGCCGGCCTGGCCAAGGCGATCGCCGGCTACGAACCGGTGGCGCTCCTCGCCCGGCCCGAGCACGCGGACGCCGCCCAGCAGGCGTGCGGCGACACGGTCGAGGTCGTCCCGATCCCGGTCGACGACCTGTGGGCGCGCGACACCGTCCCCGTGTTCGTGGAAGAGGCGGGCAAGGTCGCGGGCGTCGACTTCAACTTCAACGGCTGGGGCGACAAGCAGAAGCCACACGACAAGGACAACGCCGTCGCGCGGTCGGTGCTGGGCAAGTACGGACTGGCCCGCACCGAAACCTGGATCACCGCGGAAGGCGGTTCGTTCGAGACCGACGGCGCCGGGACGCTGATGGTCACCGAAAGCTCACTGGTCAACGACAACCGCAACAAGGGCAAGAGCCGCCAGGAGATCGAAGACGAGCTGAAGAAGGTGCTCGGCGTCCGGAAGGTCATCTGGTTCGCGGGCGTCCGCGGCGAGGACATCACCGACGCCCACGTCGACTGCCTGGCCCGGTTCACCGCGCCCGGTGTCGTGCTGCTCGACAAGGCCGCGCCCGGCACCCCGCCGGACTCGTGGTCCCGCGCGGCCGATCAGGCGAGGTCGGTGCTGGCGGGCGCCACCGACGCCGACGGCAAACCCTTCAAGGTGATCGACCTCGTCCAGCCGGATCCGGACAAGGTCGAAGGCTACGGCGAGGACAGCGTGATCTCGTACGCCAACTTCTACGTCGCGAACAAGTCCGTCTTCGTGCCGAAGTTCGGCGACGCCGCGGCGGACGAGCGTGCACAGGAGATCCTGCGCGAGCAGTTCCCCGGCCGCGAGATCGTGCCGGTGAAGATCTCGACCATCGCCTCGGGCGGCGGCGGGATCCACTGCTCGACGCACGACCAGCCGGGTCAGCCTTCCTGA
- a CDS encoding TetR/AcrR family transcriptional regulator, with protein sequence MFERQQKILEAAVRVIARSGVRGLRVEKIAAEAGISTSLIYYHFTNRAGLLRKTLEFVSDRAAGYTEEAAAGAADSRTELELMLFGELQDTQAVRENSTAWGELRASAVFTPELREPLAESTRVWVAEVAEVIRRVHDAGAEAENAAERLTSLVEGLSERWLSGSMDLDRARELLRGAITLELDRVGA encoded by the coding sequence GTGTTCGAACGTCAGCAGAAGATCTTGGAAGCGGCCGTGCGGGTGATCGCGCGCAGCGGTGTGCGGGGCCTGCGGGTCGAGAAGATCGCGGCCGAGGCCGGGATCTCGACGTCGTTGATCTACTACCACTTCACCAATCGTGCGGGGCTGCTCCGGAAGACCCTGGAGTTCGTCAGCGACCGCGCCGCGGGGTACACGGAGGAGGCCGCGGCCGGGGCCGCCGATTCCCGTACCGAGCTGGAACTCATGCTGTTCGGGGAACTCCAGGACACGCAGGCGGTGCGGGAGAACAGCACCGCCTGGGGCGAACTACGCGCCAGCGCGGTCTTCACCCCCGAGCTGCGCGAACCGCTGGCGGAGTCGACTCGGGTCTGGGTGGCCGAGGTCGCCGAGGTGATCCGGCGCGTCCACGACGCCGGGGCCGAGGCCGAGAACGCCGCCGAACGGCTCACCAGCCTGGTCGAAGGACTCAGCGAGCGGTGGCTTTCTGGTTCGATGGACCTGGACAGGGCGCGGGAGCTCCTGCGTGGCGCGATCACACTGGAACTGGACAGGGTGGGGGCCTGA
- a CDS encoding sporulation protein yields the protein MGLEKVVGTMRDNLTVRRVYGEPVEKDGVVVIPAASIIGGGGGGHGTEQGKEGEGGGFMLAARPVGAYVLKGGDVRWVPAVDLTFLGTVFAVMVATIHKARRRKG from the coding sequence ATGGGACTCGAGAAGGTCGTCGGCACCATGCGTGACAACCTGACCGTCCGGCGTGTCTACGGCGAGCCGGTCGAGAAGGACGGCGTCGTGGTGATCCCGGCGGCGAGCATCATCGGCGGCGGAGGCGGCGGGCACGGCACCGAACAGGGCAAAGAGGGCGAGGGCGGCGGTTTCATGCTGGCCGCGCGCCCTGTCGGCGCCTACGTGCTCAAGGGCGGCGACGTCCGCTGGGTGCCCGCGGTGGACCTGACCTTCCTCGGCACGGTCTTCGCCGTCATGGTCGCGACGATCCACAAGGCCAGGCGGCGGAAGGGCTGA
- a CDS encoding TetR/AcrR family transcriptional regulator, whose translation MAQRTRAEALSRERIVEAAIALLDADGESGLTFKTLTERLSTGAGAIYWHVPNKGELLNAATTSVIAGALATEPAGSPQDEIRAIALGLFDAIVRHPWLSPQLAVQFSRSPWGSVTPRIFETLGQRVSALGVPEATWFTATSALMHYIFGAAGQNAANARVLVEVDRAEFLHAAASAWENLDSDRFPFMKSIADQVREHDDREQFLTGIDLILTGITAGA comes from the coding sequence ATGGCGCAACGGACCCGCGCGGAGGCACTGTCCCGCGAACGCATCGTCGAGGCGGCCATCGCGCTGCTCGACGCGGACGGCGAAAGCGGGCTGACCTTCAAGACGCTGACCGAGCGCCTCTCCACCGGCGCCGGGGCGATCTACTGGCATGTGCCGAACAAGGGCGAGCTGCTCAACGCCGCCACCACGTCGGTCATCGCGGGTGCGCTGGCCACGGAGCCCGCGGGCTCGCCCCAGGACGAGATCCGCGCCATCGCGCTCGGCCTGTTCGACGCGATCGTCCGGCACCCGTGGCTTTCCCCGCAGCTCGCCGTCCAGTTTTCCCGCAGCCCTTGGGGGTCGGTGACGCCGCGAATCTTCGAAACCCTCGGACAACGGGTCAGCGCTTTGGGCGTACCCGAAGCCACCTGGTTCACGGCGACCTCGGCGCTGATGCACTACATCTTCGGCGCCGCCGGGCAGAACGCCGCGAACGCCCGCGTCCTGGTGGAAGTGGACCGGGCCGAATTCCTCCACGCCGCGGCGAGCGCGTGGGAGAACCTCGATTCCGACCGGTTCCCGTTCATGAAGTCCATCGCCGATCAGGTGCGCGAGCACGACGACCGCGAGCAGTTCCTCACCGGGATCGACCTCATCCTCACCGGCATCACCGCCGGGGCTTGA
- the ligD gene encoding non-homologous end-joining DNA ligase, whose product MAKSSAVEIEVGDRTVRVSNPDRVYFPARGETKLDLVRYYLAVGDGIVRALRERPCMLHRFPSGVSGEKVHQKRVPNGAPDWLQTVRVDFPSGRHAHELCVTHPADVIWAVQMSTVEFHPWNSRRADTERPDEWRIDLDPMPDCPFSTVRKVAHTVHEILDELGIVGWPKTSGGAGLHVYVRIEPRWGFQEVRRAALAFAREVERRMPDEVTTTWWRKDRDPAKLFVDYNQNARDHTIASAYSVRGVPEAVVSTPITWDEIDDVEPRECTIATVPARFAELGDLHAGIDDTAYSLDTLLEWADRDGLDTDG is encoded by the coding sequence ATGGCGAAAAGCTCGGCGGTGGAGATCGAGGTCGGCGACCGGACCGTGCGCGTCTCGAACCCGGATCGCGTCTACTTCCCGGCGCGGGGTGAGACCAAGCTGGACCTCGTCCGGTACTACCTCGCGGTCGGCGACGGGATCGTGCGGGCACTGCGGGAGCGGCCGTGCATGCTGCACCGGTTCCCGTCCGGCGTCTCGGGGGAGAAGGTCCACCAGAAGCGCGTTCCGAACGGTGCCCCGGACTGGCTGCAGACCGTCCGCGTCGACTTCCCCTCCGGCAGGCACGCCCACGAACTGTGCGTCACGCATCCCGCCGACGTGATCTGGGCGGTGCAGATGTCGACCGTCGAGTTCCACCCCTGGAACTCCCGCCGCGCCGACACCGAACGCCCCGACGAGTGGCGGATCGATCTCGACCCGATGCCCGACTGCCCGTTCTCCACCGTGCGAAAGGTCGCCCACACCGTCCACGAGATCCTGGACGAACTCGGCATCGTCGGCTGGCCGAAGACGTCCGGCGGCGCCGGCCTGCACGTCTACGTCCGGATCGAACCCCGCTGGGGCTTCCAGGAGGTCCGCCGGGCGGCGCTCGCCTTCGCGCGCGAGGTCGAGCGCCGGATGCCCGACGAGGTCACCACCACCTGGTGGCGCAAGGACCGCGATCCCGCGAAGCTGTTCGTCGACTACAACCAGAACGCCCGGGATCACACGATCGCGAGTGCCTACTCGGTCCGCGGCGTGCCCGAAGCCGTCGTTTCGACCCCGATCACCTGGGACGAGATCGACGACGTCGAGCCGCGCGAGTGCACCATCGCCACCGTGCCCGCGCGCTTCGCCGAACTCGGCGACCTGCACGCGGGCATCGACGACACGGCGTACTCCCTGGACACCCTGCTCGAGTGGGCCGACCGCGACGGCCTCGACACCGACGGCTAG